One segment of Primulina tabacum isolate GXHZ01 chromosome 14, ASM2559414v2, whole genome shotgun sequence DNA contains the following:
- the LOC142524817 gene encoding glycosyltransferase family 92 protein RCOM_0530710 — MARKIRTTFPCIVASIVFCASIYHHYLRRTITSDHIPPSPITTTTTSFFAQSPLSSPPPVVISTTSVLLHDWEVLVIVSPQLAGDYSGYSCLFDTDEASAATFTGVLPFPDRFLFNCVLPVRARRRLPFRQPSLLKSPEIRPQRDSSPPLLLRWSYLVYDSLTTEDDVVLFVKGVNTRQGINRDPKELMCVFGDYVKTAVKTSMQEVFRCQRPKLTAQADLVKVSLEILAENRVVPSVAYYTPPRKLASKGGKFLLCASTMVYNVAKFLKEWVFYHSKIGVEKFLLYDNGSDDDLGKVVEELVQEGFDVTTYLWLWPKTQESGFSHAALYASNCCKWMMYIDVDEFLYSPSWKNSSRPSESMLSSLVSTNSLGLGQFEISCYEFGPSNQEVHPIMGVTQGYDCRLSHENRHKSIVLLEAIDDYLLNVIHHFNLSFGFKSKKLSTDYMVLNHYKYQAWPEFKAKFRRRVSAYVLDWTQKLNPNSNDRTPGLGFMPVEPEGWPQMFCELRDDRLKDLTWKWFGEKSSLGYDRMAWQRGYNR; from the coding sequence ATGGCCCGTAAAATTCGGACAACCTTCCCATGCATCGTCGCATCTATCGTCTTCTGCGCCTCCATCTACCACCACTACCTCCGCCGCACCATCACCTCCGACCATATCCCGCCTTCCCCaatcaccaccaccaccacctcatTCTTCGCTCAGTCACCTCTTTCATCTCCACCGCCAGTTGTAATCTCCACCACGTCGGTTCTCCTGCATGATTGGGAGGTTTTGGTAATTGTGTCACCGCAGCTGGCTGGAGATTACAGCGGTTACTCCTGTTTATTCGACACAGATGAAGCTTCGGCGGCGACTTTTACCGGCGTTTTGCCTTTTCCCGATCGTTTCTTATTTAATTGCGTGCTACCTGTACGAGCTCGAAGGAGGCTTCCTTTCAGGCAACCATCGTTGTTGAAGTCTCCTGAGATTCGGCCTCAGAGAGACTCATCGCCTCCATTGCTGCTGAGGTGGTCTTATCTGGTGTACGATTCCCTCACAACTGAAGACGACGTCGTCTTATTCGTTAAAGGTGTGAACACGAGGCAAGGGATTAACCGCGACCCAAAGGAATTAATGTGCGTGTTCGGTGACTACGTGAAAACAGCCGTCAAAACCTCAATGCAAGAGGTCTTCCGCTGCCAACGGCCGAAACTAACCGCCCAAGCGGATCTGGTAAAAGTTTCATTAGAGATCTTAGCGGAGAATCGGGTTGTTCCATCGGTGGCGTACTACACGCCCCCGCGCAAGTTAGCCAGCAAGGGTGGGAAATTTCTGCTTTGCGCCAGCACCATGGTGTATAACGTGGCCAAGTTTTTGAAGGAATGGGTCTTCTACCATTCGAAAATCGGGGTTGAGAAATTCTTATTATACGATAATGGGAGCGATGATGATTTGGGAAAAGTGGTGGAAGAGTTGGTTCAAGAGGGTTTTGATGTTACCACATATTTATGGTTGTGGCCTAAAACTCAAGAATCTGGTTTCTCCCATGCTGCATTGTACGCTAGTAACTGTTGCAAGTGGATGATGTACATTGATGTCGACGAGTTTTTGTACTCCCCGTCGTGGAAAAACTCTTCACGACCCTCTGAATCCATGTTATCTTCATTAGTCTCGACCAACAGCTTGGGTTTGGGACAGTTTGAAATCAGTTGCTACGAATTTGGGCCTTCGAATCAAGAGGTCCATCCCATAATGGGAGTGACACAGGGATATGATTGCAGACTGTCGCACGAGAATAGGCACAAATCCATAGTGTTATTAGAAGCGATTGATGATTATTTGCTTAATGTGATACACCATTTCAATTTAAGTTTCGGCTTCAAGTCCAAGAAATTGAGTACCGATTATATGGTGCTGAATCACTACAAGTATCAAGCATGGCCTGAGTTTAAGGCCAAGTTTAGGAGGCGCGTGTCCGCTTATGTTTTGGATTGGACGCAGAAGTTGAACCCCAATTCCAATGATCGGACGCCTGGATTAGGCTTTATGCCGGTGGAGCCGGAAGGGTGGCCTCAAATGTTCTGCGAATTACGCGATGATCGCTTGAAAGACTTGACTTGGAAATGGTTTGgggaaaaatcgagcttggGTTATGATCGGATGGCTTGGCAAAGAGGATACAACCGTTAG
- the LOC142525621 gene encoding U-box domain-containing protein 15, producing MSIKMETDNEYEGEDQASEEDQISQRSRSHELLRQIIAIIESVKAIGEYRKTQRKESLNLVRRLKLFSPILEEIQDTNPPDAGIDCLNMLKKAFQSAHKLLKLCHAGSKIYLALESEGVMVKFHDVYEKISQAVKGVPYDELGVSEEEREQVELLRVQLRRAKKRTDTQDMELTIDLMVALSTNNERNADSASVERLANKLDLRTTEELDMETLAVRKLVKERRGHCVENTQQIIFLLNKFKGLAGLAEDIMPKYLEKRPSGKIPHEFLCPITLGIMTDPVIVSTGQTYERESIQQWLDSNNQSCPKTGQILTHFSLAPNFALKNMILQWCENNNFRLPEKDIKPSANPDQNPSATDAKILSSVKNLCSSKLNDQRDAVKKIRMLSKESQENRILIANSGGIPALVQLLSYPDSKIQEHAVTALLNLSIEESNKKLVSKEDAIPAIVEILQKGRVSAQENAAAALFSLSMLDENKVKIGCLNGIPPLVDLLRDRTIRGKKDAITALFNLCLNHSNKAKAIEAGIVIPLLKVLEDKKLDMVNETLSLLLILASNQEGRQELGQLPFIETLVSLIRKGTPKNKECATAVLVELGSNNTNLILAALQYGVYEYLVEVANNGTERGQRKANSMLRLMSKAEQIP from the exons ATGTCAATCAAAATGGAGACGGATAATGAATACGAAGGGGAAGATCAGGCGTCGGAGGAGGATCAGATAAGCCAACGATCCCGTTCCCATGAGTTGCTTCGGCAAATAATTGCCATCATTGAATCCGTGAAAGCCATTGGAGAATACAGGAAGACTCAAAGAAAAGAAAGCCTAAATCTGGTAAGAAGATTGAAACTTTTCTCGCCCATTTTAGAGGAGATACAGGACACGAACCCTCCTGATGCCGGGATTGATTGTTTGAATATGTTGAAGAAGGCTTTTCAATCTGCCCACAAATTGTTGAAGCTGTGTCATGCAGGAAGCAAAATTTACTTG GCATTAGAAAGTGAAGGCGTGATGGTTAAATTCCATGATGTCTATGAGAAGATAAGTCAAGCTGTGAAAGGAGTGCCGTACGATGAGCTTGGAGTCTCAGAAGAAGAGAGAGAACAA GTTGAGTTACTGCGCGTGCAGCTGAGACGAGCCAAAAAAAGAACGGACACTCAAGACATGGAGCTAACGATTGATTTGATGGTGGCCTTATCGACCAACAACGAAAGAAATGCCGATAGTGCAAGTGTAGAAAGGCTGGCGAATAAGCTTGATTTGCGCACCACTGAGGAGCTGGACATGGAAACTCTAGCCGTACGAAAACTTGTTAAAGAAAGACGAGGCCATTGTGTAGAGAACACGCAACAGATCATATTTCTTTTGAACAAATTCAAGGGATTAGCAGGTCTTGCAGAAGATATAATGCCTAAATATCTTGAGAAACGCCCATCTGGCAAGATTCCTCATGAGTTTCTGTGCCCCATCACTCTAGGAATCATGACAGATCCTGTAATTGTGTCGACAGGACAA ACATATGAAAGAGAAAGCATACAACAATGGTTGGATTCCAATAATCAAAGTTGCCCCAAAACAGGCCAAATCTTGACACACTTTTCTTTAGCCCCTAACTTTGCTCTCAAGAACATGATTTTGCAATGGTgtgaaaacaacaattttcgCCTTCCAGAAAAGGATATAAAACCTAGTGCGAATCCAGATCAGAATCCGTCTGCTACAGATGCCAAAATCTTGTCATCGGTTAAAAATTTGTGTTCTAGTAAATTAAACGATCAACGAGATGCCGTAAAGAAAATCCGTATGTTGTCCAAAGAGAGCCAGGAGAACAGAATCTTGATCGCAAACAGTGGAGGAATCCCTGCCCTCGTTCAACTTTTATCCTATCCAGATTCTAAAATCCAAGAACATGCTGTGACAGCCCTTTTGAATCTGTCGATTGAGGAATCAAACAAGAAACTCGTATCAAAAGAGGATGCTATTCCTGCTATAGTAGAGATCTTGCAAAAGGGAAGAGTTAGTGCCCAAGAAAACGCTGCAGCAGCATTGTTTAGCTTGTCGATGCTGGATGAAAACAAGGTGAAAATAGGGTGCTTGAACGGGATTCCACCATTGGTGGATTTGCTAAGAGACAGAACGATTAGAGGGAAAAAGGATGCTATCACTGCACTATTCAATCTGTGTCTTAATCATTCGAATAAGGCCAAAGCCATTGAAGCAGGAATCGTGATACCATTGCTTAAAGTACTGGAGGACAAGAAGCTGGACATGGTGAATGAAACACTCTCCCTGTTGCTGATTCTTGCATCAAATCAGGAAGGGAGACAAGAACTTGGACAGCTCCCGTTTATAGAAACTTTGGTGAGTTTGATCCGGAAGGGTACGCCAAAAAATAAGGAATGTGCAACGGCAGTTCTCGTAGAGTTGGGATCGAATAATACAAATTTGATTCTAGCTGCATTGCAGTATGGTGTGTATGAATATTTGGTTGAAGTTGCCAACAATGGCACTGAAAGAGGTCAAAGGAAAGCCAATTCCATGCTACGGTTGATGAGTAAGGCTGAACAGATACcttga
- the LOC142524025 gene encoding uncharacterized protein LOC142524025: protein MTTNEAEGSVPTWVVHVDGSSTSHGSGAGVLLESPQGDKLMYSIKFQFPASNNELEYEALVAGIKLALSAGARSLVVHSDSQLVVNQLNGTYEAKEEKMNQYVTRVNELLALLESYEIKQLPRAKNQMADRLAKIASSWTNIDNRTITFLTINKEEAEKAGCNIFCIKGEEPSWKEEIVNYLMRDDLPQDPAAELGNRPGGTFPPSYGTEKIYHSCRRIFHEVGRGRAIVENFGERRHRFPVENRSVQVWDSPSTDLGQRRSVLWSKTKGVVSGSLYQTTTSVGKLQANGQTEVTNRTILQHLKTCLGNAKKNWVEELPSALWAYRTTPCMSTGESHFNLAYDVEAIAPAEIGETSLRVKQYKHLENDQALAWLRFTMIESRGVGPNG, encoded by the exons ATGACCACTAATGAGGCAGAAGGATCCGTTCCGACTTGGGTGGTCCATGTCGATGGATCCTCAACTTCGCACGGGAGCGGGGCCGGGGTATTGCTAGAAAGCCCTCAAGGTGATAAATTGATGTATTCCATTAAATTTCAATTCCCCGCGTCAAATAATGAGCTCGAGTATGAGGCACTCGTAGCAGGAATTAAGTTGGCTTTATCGGCTGGAGCAAGAAGTCTGGTGGTGCACAGTGATTCCCAGCTAGTCGTTAACCAACTCAATGGAACTTACGAAGCcaaagaagaaaaaatgaaCCAATATGTGACCCGAGTTAACGAATTACTCGCTCTACTGGAGAGCTACGAGATAAAACAACTGCCAAGGGCAAAAAATCAAATGGCAGACCGTCTAGCCAAGATAGCCAGTTCCTGGACTAACATAGACAACAGAACGATAACTTTCCTGACAATCAATAAGGAGGAGGCTGAGAAGGCCGGCTGCAACATCTTCTGCATAAAAGGAGAAGAACCAAGCTGGAAAGAAGAAATTGTTAACTATTTAATGCGTGATGATCTCCCTCAAGATCCCGCCGCTGAAC TGGGGAATAGACCTGGTGGGACCTTTCCCCCCAGCTACGGGACAGAGAAAATTTATCATAGTTGCCGTAGAATATTTCACGAAGTGGGTCGAGGCAGAGCCATTGTCGAGAATTTCGGAGAAAGACGTCATAGGTTTCCTGTGGAAAATCGTAGTGTGCAGGTTTGGGATTCCCCGAGCACTGATCTCGGACAACGGCGCTCAGTTCTCTGGAGCAAAACTAAAGGAGTGGTGTCAGGGTCTCTCTATCAAACAACTACGTCGGTCGGCAAACTACAAGCCAATGGGCAAACAGAGGTAACTAACCGAACTATCTTGCAGCATTTGAAGACCTGTCTCGGCAACGCTAAAAAAAACTGGGTGGAAGAATTGCCGAGCGCATTGTGGGCATACCGAACTACACCATGCATGTCGACAGGGGAATCACATTTCAATCTAGCTTACGATGTTGAAGCTATAGCCCCCGCTGAGATAGGAGAAACTTCATTGAGGGTGAAACAGTACAAGCACCTTGAGAACGATCAGGCCCTCGCATGGCTAAGGTTTACAATGATCGAGTCCAGAGGCGTTGGGCCGAATGGTTAA